The genomic segment CGACCGCGTATGTCGGTGCTGTCTGTGGGGTCTGAGTTGGTCGATATCGACCGCGAACCGGGCCTGGGGCAAGTGTTTGACGTGAATTCCTATGCCCTGGCGGCTGCCGGTAGGGAAGCCGGCGCAGATGTGCATCGCGTCGGCATTGCCGCTGGTGAACCCCGTCGTATCCGGGAAATCATTGAGGGGCAGATGCTGCGCAGTGAGATCATCGTGGTCTCTGGTGCGGTCGGCGGTTCGGGTAACGAGAATATTCGTAAGGTGCTGGCCGACTTGGGTGAGATTGATACCACCCGTGTGGCCATGCATCCAGGCTCTGTGCAAGGGTTCGGATTGCTGGGCGACGAACGTATCCCGGTGTTTTTGCTGCCCAGTAACCCCGTCTCGTCGCTGGTTATTTTTGAGATTTTCATCCGTCCGGTCATTCGATTGGCGCTGGGGAAACGGCATGCCGCGCGGCGCGTCGTTCGTGCACGCGCGCTGAATCCGTTGGAATCTCGCCCAGGTCGTCGCGGGTATATTCGCGCGCGCTTGATGCGGGATGCGGAAACCCAGGATTACCTGGTAGAGGGGCTTGGCGGTGCGAGTGGCGCGCCTGCGCATCTGCTGGCGGGTTTGGGGGATGCGAACGCGATGATTCGTATCCCCGAGGACGTGACGCATATCCGCCCAGGCGATGTTGTTGAAGTTATCTTCCTGTCCCAAACCGCCTAGTGCTTATGCTTGATCTTTTTGGTTTTGGCCGGAGAGGTCGGAGGGGTAATGGTGCCCCGCCGCCGATGATGCCCCGGCATGCTATCCATCCAGGGTGGCCCGAATCCACGCAGTCGGTGACTGTGAATCGTTCCGACGGCGCGGGGGATATGGTGCTGCGTTTGCGTCCGCTGGTTCGTGGGGATTTTCAAGATTGGCAGGATATGCGTATTGCGGACCAGCATATTCTTCAGCCGGTGGAACCAACCGTGATGGGGGATTGGGAGGACGCACATTCCAAGCGGCAGTGGTGGCAGCAACTGTTGCAGCTACGCAGCGCCGCTGATGCGGGGACCGTGGTGCCGCTGGCCATTGAGGTGAATGGGCGTTTTGCGGGGCAATTGACGTTGGGAGCGATTCAGCACGGCGTGGGTTCGGATTGTTGGGTGGGCTACTGGGTGCATAGTGCATTGTCCGGCCAGGGTGTGGCCACGGCGGCGGTGGCGTTGGGTGTGGATCATGCGTTGCAGCGCGTGGGCGTGCACCGCGTGGTGGCAACGTACCTACCGTCGAACACTGCGTCGGGACGTGTACTGGAGAAAAACGGTTTTCGTCAGGAGGGCTACCTGCACCGAAACTTGCACATTGATGGCCGCTGGCAGGACCATTACCTTGTTGCTTTATGTGATGATGATTACTCCCTCAGTTGTATAGAACGTCTGCGGCATAAAGGCCAGGTCGTGTAGCACTTTTGGTAGTTTCAAAATTTACTTAAGCTGTCTGATTTTGCGGCGTGCCTCCCCGCATGGCGTTGGCGCACCACTAACGTACGTGAAGAACGTGTTATTTTTGTGACTGTTGTGAAGAATGGTTGATCGCGAAAGGTGAAGTGGCCTCGTGTCTGGAGCTCTCATTATTGGCCTCATTGTTGTCGTGTGGCTTTTTGTCCTCGCTCCCTTAGTTCTGCGGGGCTACCGCCCGATTCGTCGCACTAATGATGCCTTTGAGGAAACCCGCGTGGTTGTTGCTGGTGGAGACACTCCCACGCCGCCACGTAAGCGCCCCCGCTTCAGTGCTGAGGATGTTCGCGCGACCGACGATGCTGATGCCAGCGTTTCCGCGCAAGACCGCGCCGAGGATGCGGATCGAAGCGATGACACTGTTGAGCTGGAGGGCCTGCCGGTTGCCGATGGGCTTATCGACGACCCGCAACCGCTGTTCGTCAGCGAAAAGCTCACTGAGGTGCTGGCCGCAGCACAGGAAACTGTGAATGCGAATCGCCGCGCAGAGGATGCTCACACAGAGGATGCTGTGGTTGCTTACACTGAGCCGAATCCTGCGGCAGCGGTGGAACTGCATGAGGTGA from the Corynebacterium durum genome contains:
- the glp gene encoding molybdotransferase-like divisome protein Glp yields the protein MRSVDQQLALVTQAAVSPEPVRIAIADAMGLMCAEEVQAAKALPGFAQAAIDGYAVRAVDVGGERSLHHQQRRRGEGDGDAARNNGDTQERSSRQHAAAPQKSLPVVGEVPAGSQQPLRLQPKQAVRVHTGAPLPTLADAVLPLEWSDRGQKRVMPTRPVRSGAFVRRAGDDIQPGDVAVTPGSVLGPAHIGLLAAVGRSKVLVYPRPRMSVLSVGSELVDIDREPGLGQVFDVNSYALAAAGREAGADVHRVGIAAGEPRRIREIIEGQMLRSEIIVVSGAVGGSGNENIRKVLADLGEIDTTRVAMHPGSVQGFGLLGDERIPVFLLPSNPVSSLVIFEIFIRPVIRLALGKRHAARRVVRARALNPLESRPGRRGYIRARLMRDAETQDYLVEGLGGASGAPAHLLAGLGDANAMIRIPEDVTHIRPGDVVEVIFLSQTA
- a CDS encoding GNAT family N-acetyltransferase, giving the protein MLDLFGFGRRGRRGNGAPPPMMPRHAIHPGWPESTQSVTVNRSDGAGDMVLRLRPLVRGDFQDWQDMRIADQHILQPVEPTVMGDWEDAHSKRQWWQQLLQLRSAADAGTVVPLAIEVNGRFAGQLTLGAIQHGVGSDCWVGYWVHSALSGQGVATAAVALGVDHALQRVGVHRVVATYLPSNTASGRVLEKNGFRQEGYLHRNLHIDGRWQDHYLVALCDDDYSLSCIERLRHKGQVV